A stretch of Procambarus clarkii isolate CNS0578487 chromosome 80, FALCON_Pclarkii_2.0, whole genome shotgun sequence DNA encodes these proteins:
- the LOC138357767 gene encoding jerky protein homolog-like: MLPTETMAHSGEDDPSGGYKQNKQRISLLCCANAAGTHKLKLLVIGISKNPRALKSARCLPVIYKDQPSAWMSRVIFVEWFNKNFVPEVKEHLKSVGLPQNSKVVLLLDNSSTHPRGDELINGNIIGTFLPPNTTSVIQPMDQGIIKNLKHHYKRMFARRLNNQLGTLKDFYKVFTIKSAIWTIASAWDEVKQTTLRNGWKKLWPASSLFPEEDDEADFEGFAVKKVSEKKKLREELLAYVKGIKSPEIRAELVTETIEDDIDRWIDFDEAAPNNRNMTNDEIIELVCTAKKPDECSEEDGEEEEEEEDEETLKEKFDMEKVQQNFEYILGFMDTSYSEFETKDMMSLYNMYMKFLKTRAKGMKQMSITESFAMASKKARIASPAPDSSHVDPVNPTPSTSTTTSSM, encoded by the coding sequence ATGCTTCCCACAGAAACGATGGCTCATAGTGGTGAGGACGATCCTTCAGGTGGTTATAAACAGAACAAACAGAGAATTTCTTTGTTGTGCTGTGCAAATGCAGCTGGCACGCACAAATTAAAGTTACTTGTGATTGGAATTAGTAAAAACCCCAGGGCTTTAAAGTCAGCCAGGTGcctccctgtgatttataaggaccagccaagtgcgtggatgtctcgagtaatatttgtcgagtggtttaataagaactttgtacccgaggtgaaggagcacctgaaaagtgttggtctcccgcaaaacagcaaagttgtgctgctgctagataacagttcaacgcatccacgaggtgatgagcttataaatggcaatattattggaacgttcttgccacccaatacaacctcagtgatccaacccatggatcaaggaataattaagaaccttaaacaccactacaagaggatgtttgccagacgtcttaacaatcagcttggaacacttaaggacttttataaagtcttcacaataaagtcagctatctggactattgctagtgcgtgggatgaggtaaagcagacaacactaagaaatggttggaaaaaactttggcccgcgtcaagtctgtttcctgaggaagatgacgaggcagattttgaaggatttgcggtgaagaaagttagcgagaagaaaaaattaagagaggaactcctagcctatgtcaaggggattaagtcccctgagattagagcagaactggtgactgaaacaatcgaagatgacatagatagatggatagattttgaTGAAGCAGCCCCAAACAATCGAAACATGACTAATGATGAAATTATAGAATTAGTATGTACAGCAAAAAAGCCAGACGAGTGCAGtgaagaagatggagaggaagaggaagaggaagaggatgaagaaacgttAAAGGAAAAATTTGATATGGAAAAAGTTCAGCAAAATTTTGAATACATTCTGGGATTTATGGACACGAGTTACAGCGAGTTTGAAACTAAGGACATGATGAGTCTGTACAATATGTATATGAAGTTTTTAAAAACAAGAGCcaagggaatgaaacaaatgtcaattacagagtcttttgcaatggcttccaagaaagctcgcattgcatcacctgcacctgactcatcgcatgttgacccagtcaatccaacaccatcaacatccaccaccacctcttccatgtaa